From one Streptomyces sp. SCSIO 30461 genomic stretch:
- a CDS encoding aldose 1-epimerase, which translates to MSSEEHVRLSAGDVELTVAPLNGCRISSLRIAGTELLRQGERYGCFPMVPFCGRTRDGRFRNGATVHQLPLNSPPHAIHGTGRDSVWRLAPGVTPTTAAFTYDLAEPWPYTGRVTQIFELAEDSLTLRLGVETYDDSFPAQAGWHPWFLRNPFPDGKDAQLTFTPDWQEERGDDHLPTGRRIGPAPGPWDDCFGMTDGVDVTITWPERLELKVTSRSPWVVVYDEQPEAVCVEPQSGPPNGLNTDPRLVTPVDPLEMSATWAWRRLG; encoded by the coding sequence GTGAGTAGTGAAGAGCACGTCCGGCTCAGCGCCGGAGATGTCGAGCTGACCGTGGCCCCCCTGAACGGCTGCCGGATCAGCAGTCTGCGGATCGCGGGGACCGAGCTTCTCCGGCAGGGCGAGCGCTATGGCTGCTTCCCCATGGTGCCGTTCTGCGGCAGGACGAGGGACGGCCGGTTCCGCAACGGTGCGACCGTCCATCAGTTGCCGCTGAATTCCCCGCCGCACGCCATCCACGGCACCGGCCGCGACTCGGTCTGGCGCCTCGCGCCGGGAGTGACGCCCACCACCGCCGCGTTCACCTACGACCTCGCCGAGCCCTGGCCGTACACCGGACGGGTCACCCAGATCTTCGAGCTGGCCGAGGACTCCCTCACGCTTCGGCTCGGTGTGGAGACCTACGACGACTCGTTCCCCGCCCAGGCCGGCTGGCACCCCTGGTTCCTGCGCAACCCGTTTCCCGACGGCAAGGACGCGCAGCTCACGTTCACCCCCGATTGGCAGGAGGAGCGTGGCGACGACCATCTGCCCACCGGCCGCAGGATCGGACCCGCCCCCGGGCCGTGGGACGACTGCTTCGGTATGACCGACGGCGTCGATGTCACGATCACCTGGCCCGAGCGCCTTGAACTCAAGGTCACCAGCAGGTCGCCGTGGGTCGTGGTCTACGACGAGCAGCCTGAGGCCGTCTGTGTGGAGCCCCAGTCCGGCCCCCCGAACGGGCTGAACACCGATCCCCGTCTCGTCACGCCCGTCGACCCGCTGGAGATGTCCGCGACCTGGGCATGGCGGAGGCTCGGGTAG
- the pyrE gene encoding orotate phosphoribosyltransferase encodes MTDVRAELLRQIKDKAVVHGKVTLSSGREADYYIDLRRITLDGEAAPMVGQVMLDLTKELDYDCVGGLTLGADPVATSMLHASAARGGRLDAFVVRKAQKTHGMQRRIEGADVKGRRCLVVEDTSTTGGSPLTAVEAVREAGGEVVAVATIVDRGAAGAIAEAGLPYLTGFQLTDLGLG; translated from the coding sequence ATGACTGACGTACGTGCTGAGCTGCTCCGGCAGATCAAGGACAAGGCCGTGGTGCACGGCAAGGTGACCCTTTCGTCGGGTCGTGAGGCCGACTACTACATCGACCTTCGCCGGATCACGCTGGACGGCGAGGCCGCGCCGATGGTCGGTCAGGTGATGCTCGATCTGACCAAGGAGCTGGACTACGACTGTGTCGGCGGTCTGACCCTGGGCGCCGACCCGGTGGCGACCTCGATGCTGCACGCCTCGGCCGCGCGCGGTGGGCGGCTGGACGCCTTCGTCGTACGGAAGGCCCAGAAGACCCACGGTATGCAGCGCCGTATCGAGGGCGCCGACGTCAAGGGCCGCCGCTGCCTGGTGGTCGAGGACACCTCCACCACCGGTGGCTCCCCGCTCACCGCCGTCGAGGCTGTCCGTGAGGCAGGTGGCGAGGTGGTCGCGGTGGCCACGATCGTGGACCGGGGTGCGGCCGGAGCCATCGCGGAGGCCGGGCTGCCCTATCTGACCGGTTTCCAGCTGACTGACCTCGGCCTGGGCTGA
- the fbaA gene encoding class II fructose-bisphosphate aldolase has translation MPIATPEVYNEMLDRAKAGKFAYPAINVTSSQTLHAALRGFAEAESDGIVQISTGGAEFLGGQHNKDMVTGAVALAEFAHIVAAKYDVNIALHTDHCPKDKLDSYVRPLLAISEQRVANGQAPLFQSHMWDGSAETLADNLAIAQELLPRAAAAKIILEVEITPTGGEEDGVTHEINDELYTTVEDAIRTAEALGLGEQGRYLLAASFGNVHGVYKPGNVVLRPELLKDLQAGVAAKFGKPADSAPFDFVFHGGSGSTVEEIATALENGVVKMNLDTDTQYAFTRPVADHMFKNYDGVLKVDGEVGSKKTYDPRSWGKAAEAGMAARVVEACQALRSAGTKLK, from the coding sequence ATGCCCATCGCAACCCCCGAGGTCTACAACGAGATGCTCGACCGGGCGAAGGCAGGCAAGTTCGCCTACCCGGCCATCAACGTCACCTCGTCCCAGACCCTGCACGCTGCGCTGCGCGGTTTCGCTGAGGCCGAGAGCGACGGCATCGTCCAGATTTCCACCGGTGGCGCGGAGTTCCTCGGCGGCCAGCACAACAAGGACATGGTGACCGGCGCCGTCGCCCTCGCCGAGTTCGCCCACATCGTCGCCGCGAAGTACGACGTCAACATCGCGCTGCACACCGACCACTGCCCCAAGGACAAGCTGGACAGCTATGTCCGTCCGCTGCTTGCCATCTCCGAGCAGCGCGTCGCCAACGGGCAGGCTCCGCTGTTCCAGTCCCACATGTGGGACGGTTCCGCCGAGACCCTGGCCGACAACCTGGCCATCGCCCAGGAGCTGCTGCCCCGGGCGGCAGCCGCCAAGATCATCCTTGAGGTCGAGATCACCCCGACCGGCGGAGAGGAGGACGGCGTCACCCACGAGATCAACGACGAGCTCTACACCACCGTCGAGGACGCCATCCGCACCGCCGAAGCCCTGGGTCTGGGTGAGCAGGGCCGCTACCTGCTGGCCGCGTCCTTCGGAAACGTCCACGGTGTCTACAAGCCGGGCAACGTGGTGCTCCGCCCCGAGCTGCTCAAGGACCTCCAGGCCGGTGTGGCGGCGAAGTTCGGCAAGCCGGCCGACTCTGCCCCGTTCGACTTCGTCTTCCACGGCGGCTCCGGCTCCACGGTCGAGGAGATCGCCACCGCGCTGGAGAACGGTGTGGTGAAGATGAACCTGGACACCGACACCCAGTACGCCTTCACCCGTCCCGTCGCTGACCACATGTTCAAGAACTACGACGGTGTGCTGAAGGTCGACGGCGAGGTCGGCTCGAAGAAGACCTACGACCCGCGCAGCTGGGGCAAGGCGGCCGAGGCCGGCATGGCCGCGCGTGTCGTGGAGGCCTGCCAGGCGCTGCGCTCCGCGGGCACGAAGCTCAAGTAG
- a CDS encoding MalY/PatB family protein — MATTYDFDTPIDRRGTACVQWDGVADRFGADGLLPFTISDMDFPSAPPVLDALRERLAHGVFGYTDWRLSEFREAIRDWYEIRHGTVIDPERIVYGPSVLNQLSQLLRMWTRPGDGVVVHTPTYDGFRKAVTGLGRELRGVPLGDAVALERELGRPDTKVLVLCSPHNPTGLVWTESELVETARLAAAHGVAVISDEIHADFVHDGHRHLPWTRFAGGDGRWALISSASKAFNFPALNGSYGVIGDPGERAAFTSRMEGGEGLASPSVLSLTAHVAAYRQGGPWLDAARDYVAGNLSLLAERLSDAFPVLRWTPPQAGYLAWIDLRALGVSDEILQRELIEREGVAMMRGAVYGADGFLRINVGCPRSKVESGADALVRALTRLT; from the coding sequence ATGGCGACGACATACGACTTCGACACGCCGATCGACCGCCGGGGCACCGCATGCGTCCAGTGGGACGGCGTCGCCGACCGCTTCGGTGCGGACGGGTTGCTGCCGTTCACGATCTCCGACATGGACTTTCCGTCAGCGCCGCCCGTGCTGGACGCACTGAGGGAACGGCTCGCGCACGGGGTGTTCGGCTACACGGACTGGCGTCTCAGCGAGTTCCGCGAGGCGATACGGGACTGGTACGAGATCCGCCACGGCACCGTGATCGACCCGGAGCGGATCGTGTACGGGCCCTCCGTGCTCAACCAGCTGTCCCAGTTGCTGCGGATGTGGACGCGACCCGGCGACGGGGTGGTCGTGCACACCCCGACATATGACGGCTTCCGCAAGGCGGTGACAGGGCTCGGCCGGGAGCTCCGCGGGGTGCCGCTGGGGGATGCCGTGGCGCTGGAGCGGGAACTGGGACGCCCCGACACGAAAGTGCTGGTCCTGTGCTCGCCCCACAATCCGACCGGCCTGGTGTGGACGGAGTCCGAGCTGGTGGAGACGGCCCGGCTGGCGGCGGCCCACGGAGTCGCCGTGATCAGCGACGAGATCCACGCCGACTTCGTCCATGACGGGCACCGGCATCTGCCATGGACGCGGTTCGCCGGGGGCGACGGGCGCTGGGCGCTGATCAGCTCCGCCTCCAAGGCGTTCAACTTCCCGGCACTGAACGGCTCGTACGGGGTCATCGGCGACCCCGGGGAGCGCGCGGCGTTCACCAGCCGCATGGAGGGCGGGGAGGGGCTGGCCTCCCCGTCGGTGCTCTCGCTCACGGCGCATGTCGCGGCCTACCGGCAGGGCGGGCCGTGGCTGGACGCGGCACGCGACTATGTCGCCGGGAACCTGAGCCTGCTCGCCGAGCGGCTGAGCGATGCCTTCCCGGTGCTGCGCTGGACTCCGCCGCAGGCCGGCTATCTGGCGTGGATCGACCTGCGGGCGCTGGGAGTGAGCGATGAGATCCTCCAACGCGAGCTGATAGAGCGAGAGGGCGTGGCGATGATGCGGGGGGCGGTGTACGGGGCGGACGGCTTCCTCCGCATCAATGTGGGATGCCCGCGGAGCAAGGTGGAGTCCGGCGCGGACGCGCTGGTCAGGGCTCTGACCAGGCTGACCTGA